A stretch of the Planktothricoides raciborskii GIHE-MW2 genome encodes the following:
- the sds gene encoding solanesyl diphosphate synthase, with protein MTSTTSLFAPVEADLLVLTENLKNLVGTRHPILYAAAEHLFSARGKRVRPAIVLLLARATMRPQEITPRHRRLAEITEMIHTASLVHDDVIDESEVRRGVDTVHKLFGNRVAILAGDFLFAQSSWYLASLDNLEVVKLLSQVIMDLAEGEIQQGLNRFDSSLSLEAYLEKSYYKTASLIANSSKAVGVLSEKSAEISDHLYNYGRHIGLAFQIVDDILDFTGSTEALGKPAGSDLKSGNLTAPALFALEEKPYLETLIEREFAQDGDLEQALTLIQDSQGIDRARQLANHHTQQAIENLQVLQPCEEREALIKLADYVLKRLY; from the coding sequence ATGACCTCAACCACCTCCCTTTTTGCTCCGGTTGAAGCCGATCTGCTGGTACTCACAGAGAACCTGAAAAACCTCGTCGGCACCCGTCACCCGATTTTGTATGCTGCGGCAGAACATCTATTCTCAGCACGGGGAAAGCGCGTTAGACCGGCGATTGTCCTGTTATTAGCACGGGCAACCATGCGACCACAGGAGATTACTCCTCGACATCGGCGTTTGGCGGAAATTACCGAAATGATTCACACCGCCAGCTTAGTTCACGATGATGTCATTGATGAATCAGAAGTTCGGCGAGGAGTAGACACCGTTCATAAACTATTTGGCAACCGAGTAGCGATTTTGGCGGGAGACTTCTTATTTGCCCAATCTTCCTGGTATTTAGCTTCCTTAGACAATTTGGAAGTGGTGAAATTACTCTCACAAGTGATTATGGATCTTGCTGAAGGGGAAATTCAGCAAGGACTGAATCGATTTGACTCCAGCTTATCCCTGGAAGCTTATCTGGAAAAGAGTTACTACAAAACAGCGTCTTTAATTGCCAACAGTTCTAAAGCGGTCGGGGTTTTAAGTGAGAAATCAGCCGAAATCTCCGATCATTTATATAATTACGGACGTCATATTGGTTTAGCATTTCAAATCGTCGATGATATCCTCGATTTCACAGGTTCTACCGAAGCGTTGGGTAAACCAGCGGGTTCGGATCTGAAAAGTGGCAATTTGACGGCTCCGGCATTATTTGCCTTAGAAGAAAAACCTTATTTAGAGACGCTGATTGAGCGCGAGTTTGCCCAGGACGGAGACTTAGAGCAAGCTTTGACTCTAATTCAAGACAGTCAGGGAATCGATCGCGCTCGGCAATTAGCGAATCACCATACACAGCAAGCCATAGAAAATCTCCAGGTTCTCCAACCCTGTGAAGAACGTGAAGCTCTGATCAAGCTTGCTGATTATGTACTCAAGAGACTGTACTAA